Proteins encoded in a region of the Vitis riparia cultivar Riparia Gloire de Montpellier isolate 1030 chromosome 7, EGFV_Vit.rip_1.0, whole genome shotgun sequence genome:
- the LOC117917441 gene encoding uncharacterized protein LOC117917441, with product MDKTTEQMRKTAESEEKGGKLEGLPMETSPYTQYSDLEDYKRKGYGTEGHLQPKPGRGSSTDAPTISGASVSSRSELSSTDAKNRHGVP from the coding sequence ATGGATAAGACGACAGAGCAGATGAGGAAGACAGCAGAAAGTGAAGAAAAGGGAGGAAAATTGGAAGGTCTGCCAATGGAGACAAGTCCATACACACAGTACTCGGACTTGGAGGATTACAAGCGAAAGGGATATGGAACAGAAGGCCATCTCCAACCAAAGCCCGGTAGAGGTAGCTCCACCGACGCCCCCACAATTTCTGGTGCCTCCGTCTCTTCTCGGTCTGAACTTTCCTCCACTGATGCCAAGAACCGCCACGGGGTCCCTTAG
- the LOC117917440 gene encoding uncharacterized protein LOC117917440, giving the protein MAINNNDEKWEEFDSDEEEDEALSFCDLPNDLICKEDNSGKEENPQVVGTGEDFDFGSWNRSLLAESDMCAADEVFFQGQILPLRLSVSSDSGLAGYRNDSRKSSRCVSRSESMDRGSWGGFTSVSSRSSSSRSHNSSISSTSTATTHRSRVRNHFHAHPSPKPQIKIFNTRQGNIGSRGRNSTMWDLFRPGLVRTPEIELQDLKVRSTNKGFDSRNSSRSSSFNSTANNTAKSNHGFNAEKRRSHRFSIKKREFLSGCKCSISAVDPVPSRIVVIKTSSNGGDSNPNEHPSQKQRQHVKKKNMHRTFEWLKELSHAAAPDEA; this is encoded by the coding sequence ATGGCGATAAAcaataatgatgaaaaatggGAGGAGTTTGACTCTGATGAGGAAGAGGATGAAGCATTGTCGTTCTGTGATCTTCCGAACGATTTAATATGTAAAGAGGATAATTCGGGTAAAGAAGAAAATCCTCAAGTGGTGGGAACCGGGGAAGATTTCGATTTTGGGTCGTGGAATAGGTCTCTTTTGGCAGAATCAGATATGTGTGCGGCAGATGAAGTGTTCTTTCAAGGCCAAATTCTGCCATTACGTCTTTCAGTCAGTTCCGATAGCGGCCTTGCTGGCTACCGCAACGATAGCAGGAAATCAAGCCGGTGTGTCTCGAGGTCTGAGTCCATGGATCGTGGTTCTTGGGGTGGATTTACAAGCGTGAGCAGCAGGAGCAGCAGCAGCAGAAGTCACAATTCATCAATTAGCAGCACCTCCACCGCAACCACACACAGGTCAAGAGTGCGAAATCATTTCCACGCCCACCCAAGCCCCAAGCCCCAGATCAAGATTTTCAACACTCGGCAAGGAAATATCGGCAGCCGGGGCCGCAACTCGACGATGTGGGACCTCTTCCGGCCGGGTTTGGTACGGACACCGGAGATTGAATTGCAAGACCTCAAAGTCCGCTCTACTAACAAGGGTTTTGACAGCCGCAATAGCAGCAGAAGCAGTAGTTTCAACAGCACGGCTAACAACACAGCAAAGAGCAATCATGGTTTCAACGCAGAAAAGCGAAGAAGTCATAGATTTTCCATCAAGAAGAGAGAATTTCTAAGTGGATGTAAGTGTTCGATCAGTGCAGTTGATCCAGTTCCTTCGAGGATTGTCGTCATTAAAACCAGCAGCAATGGGGGAGACAGCAACCCCAATGAACATCCATCACAGAAACAGCGCCAACAcgtgaagaagaagaacatgCATCGCACCTTTGAATGGTTAAAGGAGCTTTCGCATGCAGCTGCTCCTGACGAAGCCTAG